Genomic window (Helianthus annuus cultivar XRQ/B chromosome 3, HanXRQr2.0-SUNRISE, whole genome shotgun sequence):
cgaaagtgcctggatgagcatgatttaattgttcCGCTCGATgatctccaaataaacgaaacactgcacttcgtggaaaagcctgttgaaatcatggatcgccaaaccaagcagctcagacgctcgtgcattcctatcgtgaaagtccgatgggaaggaaaacgaggCGCAAAGTTCACTTGagaactcgaaagtgatatgaaggcgaagtacccgcagttgtttgatacggcttcgacctaatttcgggacgaaattccctaaacaaggggaggctgtaacaccccgtgttttcgaaagtcaaagtcaaagtcaagattaaagtcaaagtcaaagtcaagattgaagtcaaaggaagaaatatcgctaattgcgatctgtcactccttgctcaattactgttttgacttctttgactatagttagtctattttatgtttttacgttagttgtattatgtggagtaattaattacgatcgaagtaatcgaagtatatttctcaatgcgaaccgctttacgactgtgaataataggaagtaacaatgtgataaaattaattaaacgcaaatcgaactaatctaatcatcatcgcgctcgcaaactcgaatATACGCATTTTGGGttactgttatacgtgtgtgtgccttatgtgttacttgtgcgtgtttatttatgttatgtgtggtaatcagtCGAATCGCAATCAAAACTTAATCGCAATCAAATCGCAACCGCAAACCGAATACAAAcgaaggatgattgtatgttaatatagtagttgggattaaaagtaatttgattaggaaactctatcgtattctcatcagccgcaatcgaaatcgaaatatcaaaaatcatcacgccgaacactcgaatcaggcagctgatcggactgctgtctgatcggacaggctgtccaatcgagctgcctggccgatcggccagcctttaccccttttggcatcctataaatacccctgtcattgtcaaactttctacttttggaaacctctgtctgACCAGCACGCTTAGCtcactttttctcagatttctctcgattccggtaagatttcgtcctaaatcttgtactttcttgatctacacacactcctacacctttctatctttcaaatcttaacttttaaccgtgaaatcatcaagattcaagtgttctaggatgatgtcatcatgggttcttgaagaacttcatgttttggcctcaatccaccaagaataacttggatctaacctatttccacataaacaaacaaagatccttcacggatctaaacatattcacggtaaaAAGGggttgaaagatggttttccaactttctttcaactcttttacactcaatacctccaaaaccgatagaaacggagcttgtgccgacttactaacCATTTCGGTGGTTGTGTGACTCAAGATCCGGaatctatccacgaggttcaccgatttcgggttaaacatgaaacattgTCCCGAACCGTTCACTAatcagatttgggtgattcctgtctgattAGGGGAACTAAGTAACGACGCGACTTCTGTTGtttgactcgttgtcaaaatacttcgatgtcacaccccaatattccacgtattaccggtggggagtatcgtgacgtagttgatatcatcattgtcaacacacacaataatatagcacagcggaaggctgggtaaataaactattacaaaccatactgtctgtcgatgttcgaatacaagaaaatacagactggaatgtaataagatccacaggtggatcataaagtacaaagaaacaaaaactacagactcagggtatctatgggatttgcaagatcctctacaacaccctatagctccagcctatttcgataagtacctgtcaaatcaatctttaggaaaatacgtcagtatacactggtaaatacaatttaactgactcgttttgaaaacatttaagaaaattggtttagatgcacaaggcacaaatcttttataacttgggacaatcttattaaaatcttgtatacagttttacatgcttgtcatacatgtggggccggtttgtaagccggacatgattaactgactcaccatttatagaacccacaaaggagttatccccaacttgtgggtaaattaatatttagcatttgcatctgtcgggtgcatgcctgcaccccgtgcatagtcgtggccattaataacttaaatgagccaaggatatccaggacacggtcgttaacccccaaatgtttatgttatcaaacaatacagattaaaacgggttatgcggatttattaaatcacaatccgacataataatcccatacccgaccaagcggtattaatataccgtatcccaagcccgtatagggaaaataagttaaaagtatttacctgatgtagcagtaaattcctaagattcttgaaagatactttttaccggaagctataaatctgtatagaaggtttaattatctattaggatgctaatgGGTCTTTACTTAAGTCGGAGACTTAGACCaactagctagaaagaaaccttacggacctaaccggtagattaaacggagaccgggatagaatgtgatttagacccgacaagcttggatacttgtataatatgggtaaactaaatacattctggaaaatgaggttttaataactaggttaagcccgtttcgactattttacgtaaactagtcacgtaaaccgatccgaacgcgtaaatgcgtaacgggtaaccggacaAACTATACACaggtaatcattattatgctcataaTATGTCAATATATCAGTAGTATACCAACATTTATGCCCAAaaagcaatttaaaccaaaataaatcCTATAAGGGCATTTTGGCAATTTTGATGCTCATAAAagaatttatttataaaactgagttccaggtctgattagATTAGTAAAGACATGTATTTTattaagttacatcagtaggatACTTAATATATGGAAAATATACCTTTTATAACcaattatgcaccgtaggggcattttggtaattttacataggcttttaggggttaaaaataagtttctgagttcaaaacattagcttactgtaatattatgtaaattagtttaaaacatcagtaggttatgagttttatatgataaatatagttttgacccatactaggtgctaaaaacgctaaatatgcgatttaaagggctaatatggtaaagataggaaatctgatattttggtcagtttatagggttcaaaataatacatttatcatttaggatcagtagcaaaaagtttggtttcaaaaagttatgtaaaactcattttatgcatgaaaagggtaaaattGGTAATTACCGAAACTAGactataatcctatgttaagttcagcttaaaaataaataaaaatatttaaaaatcccaaaatattatttaacatcagtaggtaaaaagtttggtaataaaaatcgggtttagatgggccttatgctaattacgctttctaattactaagaagtcccttaattacgctattgagcataactcccattctagaccccaaactgatgtcaaattttcgggacatgactaaatatcagtagcaaaggttttagttcattcacattgctaaaaatctcgattttatgcaaaaagggcgttttaggcattaatgagcataattacgaCCAAGAGCATAAATTacaaacgattaggcaccatgcaatataactccagagggttatactacaatgtaaagtggtcctaatggaagcttaaaacatggaagaattaagcttgaatgggtcagaactgaaagtcatagcaaaagtcaagcttttgcgactttcggttataatctgcccttagatgattaattgtcggattaggactgataaaacatgtttatataatcattaccaagtcattagaatgttataatataatttagaacctctggtttattaattagaatcatttttgtcatttctgtccagtttgactttttgtcaaactactttgacccgacaattaaccagtcaaacgagataattaggagacacccttttaggggttaatcacctatactaatgtggtttcataaccactttcaatttgatcagtggttaagccacatgtaaaTAAAAAGAAAGTCAAACTGATTAAGcactaagtttgacttttaagcaaaTAAGCTAAATTAAATAACTAAACAAGTAATTAGAGgcttactaatggtcctagcaatcttttctacacttgaaagTCTTCTCCTTACTGCTGGAAGCTCCAGATTAAGTCCCACAATGAAATGTTGCAAGTGTGAGTCAAGAACACAAGAGGAGGTGCTCTTATATAGGGATTTCTATGGATCTTGATTGCTTCCAGGTGTTTTAGGAGGCCctgggatcaccccaggtgtcctagctaCTCAATTGAACCGACTTACAGCTCCCTAGGTCGTTATAAACGAAGTAAGGCGGTGTAACAGGCCAAACCCGCACCTGGCAAACCTTTGCTGTTAACTGAagaccgtcgcgtagcgcgacgacaAATGGTCCgatggtcgcgctacgcgaccaCCCATGTTACCAGCCCAACAAGTTTTAAAAGTTGGCAATTTCAGTCCCTGCTCGATTATAATCCTTTTTAACTCCATTTTTGACAATCAAGGCCCTTGTAATTACTTTCTTGGGGCCCAAGGATGGACAAACAAACCTCGTTAGGTTCCGGTTCGTTAAATTCCTTCAATAATGCAAGTTTCGTCAAGCTGACGCTTTTAGcccaaagtttagaaaacatgcataacgatctcggaatcacgtgaaatttttatcacacattctcgggagtatatttgaatattacgaAGCCTTGGTTTTGTTAAAAGgccactcagaggtcagaattgacatattgacacttttaacccatgtaatttataatcttccgattattttcacaaacggcttcgcatacccaatcaatcacccatttaagaatatttctttcacgtgtggtcattcagaggcccAAGTTTGGCATATTGACACCTTTAGTCCTTTCGTTTGCATATTTTCACttgttgtcaactttagtcccttaaacTCAATCTTTCGCATAAccggagtttaggacacgtgtctatgtataattggacacgtttttacgtggtgttacattcgataaaatgacaaacaatcaaaacaaccaagtgttagacgaacaggccgaccaagTCAGGGTgatgaccgatcggactgctgtccgaacggatagccagccgatcggacagtcagccgatcggctagcacatggtcccacacttaatcaacttGTTTGAAGTTGGGTATTGAACGAACGGCTAACCGATCGTACTACCGTCCaattgaattactcttcggatcatgagatacttgacttcaacacttaattgaTTTTTCACATGTTCgacgcactaggagtgccacccaaTCGAACAGTCgtccgaccaggtgacaccctgctgagaacttgttttgatgaagtacctagccgatcgggttgccggccgatcgaacaaccgtccgatcgaccgacctgaaaggtaaagatacttcaaggttttcaaatgctacaacgaaaacttcaaaagtcaaccatcatacacaaacacatcctactcaaaggaagaaacaatccactcgaacagccatccgatcggactcccgtccgaccggacaactgtccgaacggactgtcaaccgaacggtcagccgtccgatcggactaccgtccgatcgaccagctgtccgatcctccaacacttgtttccgttctacgcattgcttatcgttatactatcgaactgttcagggtaaccttactctcaagcgctcccttcaatccatcaaccgctgtgagtatactcgatccctttttgctttatgcacttttgggtgttacatacgttacatatacgaaatcacatcgaacacactactcaatacttttaaacgctaaccgttaccgcatgttatacgttaCTTAAttaatgcttgtttgttatgtttacacatggaatgctgtctacctgtcttaacgacgatagtactatagtttggactcagcacccgctcatgcgggggttgttaaggacaattatttgcatggattacagtggtgatcatgtattacgaactgcctcgggcagtcaacccgcagtcatttgtatcgatagatccgtgtcgataattaacatgcatcgttttcctctgtgtacgtgcaggttatgcgtaaactatttcgatctctatatgctattatcaaacttgtatgctcacctttacatttcatgtattgactttattttaacgtatgtgacaggtgtttaagatgcttatctgctaggaaagcgaggctagaataaagctctagagcccaacaaatagttgtctgtagtggtcaaattatgggtctctagaagcagataaacaattgctgtatttaaaatctgagttgtcggaacagaaacatctgcctggattttgtctgtaataatttgtttactgtttgagatacggtatgggacgtattatttaaattgaatagtaatgacgATTGTTATGGAAATTTCTGGACAATTTGTTTAGCTCAGTGCCgggccccgatgattccgccatcggttggggtgtgacaccccacctccccccccccccaaaaaaaaaaaaaaaaaaaaaacctaacccccccacctccccaaaaacctaaaccccctcccccaccccccaaaaacctaaccccccccccccccaaaaaaagctaaaatgctaaaaactaaaccccaaaaaacctaaaaaaatctaaatttttttttttaatattttttatgttaaaatggctacttttagtagccaattttttttttttaaattaaaaaaaaaaaaattggctactAGCGAGTTTgcttataaaaaatattaaaaaatattttttgtgtgtttttttagctatttttaggcatttttggttgtgttcacattggttctcgcggttctcgcaataaagggtggttcctaacggatctttgtcctatacatataggggtaagatcaaataaaaagtttattttgcctaaatagGATGAGAAagaatcttaaccattcattttttaaatcaatggttaagataaAAGTGTAGGAGAAAGGAGTGCAAGGGTATCTTGAGAAAATCATATTTATGGaatttctctctccacatgcaaggcacatgcatattccacccctgttttttaaacgttcataacttttttatacgaaattatttttcataaaatttcaccgtaaaatcgagcatttttttatctttaatttgagtaccatattgctatataaaatatgaagactaaaaaacCCCACTAAAATGCaatgtatttctatgttgtataacatttttttgtgctggatttttgtactatatttttgtgctaatttttttgtgctgaatttttatgtcttaaatttttttttctcaattttttgtgctggatttttttgtactatattttttgctgaatttttttgtgctatatttttttgcaCTGGATTTTTTTGAGCTatttactagatttttttgtactatattttcttgtactacattttttgtgctatatttttttgtactagcttttttgtgctaaatttttttatactagatttttttgttgtatttttaaaaaacaaaaaggcTGCCACATGTAATTTttactcctatttataaggacgAAAATACCATTCATTCTTACTTATTATGAGTGTCACATAttatcatcacaatccttcttagactacttaggcaaaatccactttttaatggatcctgaccctatatatatatgtatgtatatatatatagggtaaggttcatgcgagaaccacctttattgcgagaaccaatgtgaacacaatctaaaatagctaaaaaaacctaaccccccaccccccaccccaagctaaaatgctaaaaactaaacccccaaaaaacctaaaaaaatctaaaaaaataaaaaaacacacaattttttttaaatattttttaagttaaaatcgttacttttagtagcaaaaaaaaaatttaaaaatattttttttgctactaaaagtagcgatttttttatagaaaatattaaaaaaattgtgtgtttttttagctatttttaggtattttttggttgtgttcacattggttctcgcggttctcgcaataaatggtggttctaacggatctttgtcctacatatatatatatatatatatatatatatatatatagggtagggatatggtaaaaagtgtttaaaatgtgagaagggtaagaagtgttttaaaccattggatatttgatctaatggttgagatcaatagggtataaaaatgtaaattgtgttttaattagagggaccttatgtaaaattgaagggcaataatgtctttttcaatgtttcaaatatggtaaccgtattctacacaaccaaaaacacctacattcactcctttttccttaaatatcaGAATTAATGACCAAGATCTAAATCGGAAGCCTCTTTGTTTTATATAAGATTCAATGCGTGGTGTTTTACGTTTAGAATAACTGGAATCAGATTCATgacgtggtgttttatctggagacattgttcatggcgtgttgttttatctggagacattgttcatggcgtggtgttttatctggagacattgttcatggtgtggtgttttatctggagacattgttcatggcgtggtgttttatctggagacaatgttcatggcgtggtgttttatctggagacactggtcatggcgtggtgttttatctggagacactgctcatggcgtggtgttttatctggatacactgttcatggcgtggtattttaaacatctggagacattgttcatggcgtggtgttttatctggagacattgttcatgatgtggtgttttatctgtagacattgttcatggcgtggtgttttaaacatctggagacattgttcatggcgtggtgttttgtctccagatgtttaaaacaccacgccatgaacaatgtctccagataaaacaccacgccatgattcaagtcatagtgttttatctggaatccaaaaaatATTAAAACACCAGAATTGCAGTGATCAAAATCCTTACGTTCATCAATTAAATAATGGCGTCGATTTTATAATGAGAATTACGATAGTATATAGGAgatcatgtataaaccaaaagaTATGTATCTCCTAAATTAACTCCAAAACCGTTACAcacaattaattgataagaaaggtaaattactaatgtacccttttgaattaattaagataaaggacacttgtcatccacaaattatttctcacacttcttacaaaagtaggactttgtacaggatcatttacctatatatatatatatatatatatatatatatatatatatatatatatatatatatatagtgtaaaAAGTGGGGTGTGATTTGAAAGTTTGGATTGGTTAATTGTTGTGAGTAAAAGTGGGGTGTAGAATGGTGGTGGTTTGAAATGATGTGACATACAGACTGGACACTCTGGAGTATGGGCTTTGACTACCGCTCGAGATGCTCTAAGGTGCCTTTGTAAATTATCTATCACAAGAGCCTTTTTTTCACTCGTAATTATAACTTTTTAACATGAGAAATAAATCTTCATCTAGCTCTTTCTTGAGCAATAGCAAACTTATCAAGCCCTTTAAAGATTTCCTTTGGAGTTTGAAAACCGCCACCCAATTTAGACCCACCCTAACCCATTCCCAAAATATGACTCAAACAAAATGTTAGATTAAAAAATATGTGAAGTAGATAATACCAAATGGCTTGTAGCCCAACGAAGTCAAGGTGTGAAGAAAAAGTGTCTCTATGAGATTGTGATTAAAGTTCAACGATGGACTTAACTGTAGATTTAGAGGTCGGTTTAGATAGTGTGTTAGTTAGCTGGTAAAAAAGATAGTAATAGTTTTAGAAATTTTAATAAAGATCGGGAAGTTGTTTAAGTTTTAAGCCTTTCAGAGCACCCACAATGAGGTGATTTGACGATGGTCCGAAACCAAGAACCTTTGCTTGGTCTAGCCCCCAAGTCCTTGTTTGCGGACCGATGGTTTGTGGACTCTTCTAAGTTGTGGATGATCTTACAAAGTTATCTCTTAAAAGTATCAAAACATATTTACAAAACCCAATGATTAAAATCATGTTGAAATAAAGTTAGTTTACATTGAGAAATTCCAAATGAAGTAACATTTTCTACTTATCATCATATAACACACTGAATGTTGTTCAAGTAAATCAAGTTTCAAACACAATTACTCAATACTATGACATTAGAatgttttattgttttatcacATAGTGATAGCATACAATGCCTTTCTATCAATATCAAGCAGATAATACCATATAACCATATTTGAGCGTCAACGGGCcgattgaagttggtgatcgcaGGAGTTTGGTTCATCCGGATTCCGACTGTGTGGTTGGAGAAGACGAAGGTTTCggtaaaaaaaacatttttagtcCGTTAAAAGAGAATAGAAATGTTGAGTCCATATAACCTCTTTTAAATAAACTAAAGAACCCTTCAATTTCTTCATAACTAAAAGTTTACAAAATAACATCTTTATTCATGCAATAGGTATTTAGGAAATGTTACTTATAAAGTCCTGAATAAGATTGCCAACAGCCGTATACGACGAACCGCCCTTGGCCACGGCTGCCCGACTCTTCTCACTCATCTCTTTCGCTTTTCTTCGAACCTCTTTATCCTCCATCACCCGTCGTATCCCATTTTCTATATCCTCAGCACTAACGATGGGGGTCTTAGCTTTAGGATCAAACAAATCCCTTATATAATCGCACTTTATCTCGACCGATAGTCCCAACTCCACCACCATTTCAAACGCATTCATCTGCTGCTCAGCGTACACCGGCCATGTTGCCACTGGCACACCAAACCACACACTCTCCAACAACGAGTTCCACCCGCAGTGCGACACGAACCCTCCAACCGCACCGTGAGCCAACAACGCCACTTGTGGGGCCCACCCGATAACTTTCCCGACTCCATCCGTTCGCTCCAAAAATCCCTCTGGCAATACCGCTCCCGGATCCTCGTAATCACTAGGGACTTTTGTTGTTTCGTTAGATGCCGGTCGACGTAGGGACCACACGAACCGGTGGCCACTCTGCTCTAAAGCACGTGCAATCTCTTTCACTTGGACCTCATCAAAACTACCCATGCTCCCAAAACACAATAAGACAACCGAAGAAGGTGGTTGACTGTCCAACCATCTGATGACATCATCATCCGACGGTTTTCTAGAAGAACCCTCTAGGTTGAGTATGGGTCCCACTGGGTAAACCGTTGGGACACTGATGTCACCAGACAACGACTCGACAGCATGTGTTTCGAGTTCCAAGAATGTATTAACCATAATTGCATTAACCTCTCTAAGTTTCCGCGCTCCCGACATAGCAAACTCGAGCCCGTCTTTAGTCCGGAGCACATCCCAAAAGACTTTAGTCGGCACCGGTTTGACAAAACTCGGAACCGACACCTCGGTATCCGCGTTGCTGAGCTCAACAACGTCTTGCTTCTCATCATCATTGAGCGTTTGCATAAACAACTCATATCCTAAAAAAGCAGCACTACAAGTGAAGAAAACATTAGTAGGAACATTAAACTCATTAGCCACATCTACCATGCATGTACAAAACATGTCCACCACAAACCCAGCGAGCCGACCCGAACCCGGTTGACTCAGCAACTCAGCCACAACGTTTCTAACATATTTACAATGACTTTTAATGTATTCATTTAAAGAAGTCACAAAAGACTTGAAGTCATGCACAGGCGGGGCGTCCTCTTGAGGGAGTTCTACAAACGATACGCGATTAATAGCGGTTTTAGCTAATGACTCAAAGTAGGCGGTGATAGCCGAGCCAGAAGTCGAGCTAGGAGGCTTAATA
Coding sequences:
- the LOC110930927 gene encoding anthocyanidin 3-O-glucosyltransferase 2, translating into MSNTAELVFIPAPGLGHIMSTIEVAKLFVNRDQRFSITVLVIKPPSSTSGSAITAYFESLAKTAINRVSFVELPQEDAPPVHDFKSFVTSLNEYIKSHCKYVRNVVAELLSQPGSGRLAGFVVDMFCTCMVDVANEFNVPTNVFFTCSAAFLGYELFMQTLNDDEKQDVVELSNADTEVSVPSFVKPVPTKVFWDVLRTKDGLEFAMSGARKLREVNAIMVNTFLELETHAVESLSGDISVPTVYPVGPILNLEGSSRKPSDDDVIRWLDSQPPSSVVLLCFGSMGSFDEVQVKEIARALEQSGHRFVWSLRRPASNETTKVPSDYEDPGAVLPEGFLERTDGVGKVIGWAPQVALLAHGAVGGFVSHCGWNSLLESVWFGVPVATWPVYAEQQMNAFEMVVELGLSVEIKCDYIRDLFDPKAKTPIVSAEDIENGIRRVMEDKEVRRKAKEMSEKSRAAVAKGGSSYTAVGNLIQDFISNIS